A genomic region of Microlunatus sagamiharensis contains the following coding sequences:
- a CDS encoding aconitate hydratase, producing MSNPTSVDSFGAKGSLQVGEQSYEIFRLDAVEGSETLPYSLKILLENLLRTEDGANITADHIRTLGGWVADEDPSHEIQFTPARVIMQDFTGVPCVVDLATMREAMADLGGDASKINPLAPAELVIDHSVIADVFGTADAFSRNVEIEYGRNRERYQFLRWGQTAFDDFKVVPPGTGIVHQVNIEHLARVVFTRDGQAYPDTCVGTDSHTTMVNGLGVVGWGVGGIEAEAAMLGQPVSMLIPRVVGFKLSGTMPEGATATDLVLTITEMLRQHKVVGKFVEFYGPGVSAVPLANRATIGNMSPEYGSTIAVFPIDSKTTDYLRLTGRDEQQIALVEAYAKEQGLWHDDDREPRYSEYLELDLSTVVPSIAGPKRPQDRVVLTEAKQGFREALKAYVDDEPVPAPSATPDQHAPNVDASPALNGYDESVSETFPASDPVSSSESGESDPHEFGNGVPADIGRPSRRTKVTLDGQTFELDHGAVTIASITSCTNTSNPSVMIGAALVAKKAVERGLTRKPWVKTTLAPGSKVVTDYYERSGLTPYLDKIGFNLVGYGCTTCIGNSGPLIPEVSQAVQDSDLAVVSVLSGNRNFEGRINPDVKMNYLASPPLVVAYALAGTMDIDLVNDPLGTDEHDQPVYLRDVWPTEAEIDEIVGASIGAEMFADSYSDVFAGDQQWQSLPTPEGDVFEWDPQSTYVRKPPYFDGMPAEPVPVTDIEGGRVLLMLGDSVTTDHISPAGSIKADGPAGKYLSEHGVERRDFNSYGSRRGNHEVMIRGTFANIRLRNRLAPGTEGGVTRDFTVEGAPVTTVYEASEHYLAAGTPLVVLAGKEYGSGSSRDWAAKGTALLGVKAVIAESYERIHRSNLIGMGVLPLQFPEGQNAESLGLTGEETFSFTGVTALNDGTTPKTVHVTAGDVEFDAVVRIDTPGEADYYRNGGIMPYVLRSLLKR from the coding sequence ATGAGTAACCCGACGAGTGTCGACAGCTTCGGGGCGAAGGGGTCCCTGCAGGTCGGCGAGCAGTCGTACGAGATCTTCCGGCTGGACGCCGTCGAGGGCTCCGAGACGCTGCCCTACAGCCTGAAGATCCTGCTGGAGAACCTGCTGCGGACCGAGGACGGCGCGAACATCACCGCCGACCACATCCGCACGCTGGGCGGCTGGGTGGCCGACGAGGACCCGTCCCACGAGATCCAGTTCACGCCGGCGCGCGTGATCATGCAGGACTTCACCGGCGTGCCGTGCGTGGTCGACCTGGCCACCATGCGCGAGGCGATGGCCGACCTGGGCGGCGACGCGAGCAAGATCAACCCGCTGGCGCCGGCCGAGCTGGTCATCGACCACTCGGTGATCGCCGACGTGTTCGGCACCGCCGACGCCTTCAGCCGCAACGTCGAGATCGAGTACGGCCGCAACCGCGAGCGCTACCAGTTCCTGCGCTGGGGCCAGACGGCGTTCGACGACTTCAAGGTCGTCCCGCCCGGCACCGGCATCGTGCACCAGGTCAACATCGAGCACCTGGCGCGCGTCGTCTTCACCCGGGACGGCCAGGCCTACCCCGACACCTGCGTCGGCACCGACTCGCACACGACGATGGTCAACGGCCTCGGCGTCGTCGGCTGGGGCGTGGGCGGCATCGAGGCGGAGGCCGCCATGCTCGGCCAGCCCGTGTCGATGCTCATCCCGCGCGTGGTCGGCTTCAAGCTGAGCGGCACCATGCCCGAGGGCGCGACGGCGACCGACCTCGTCCTGACGATCACCGAGATGCTGCGTCAGCACAAGGTCGTCGGCAAGTTCGTCGAGTTCTACGGGCCCGGCGTCTCGGCCGTGCCGCTCGCCAACCGCGCGACCATCGGCAACATGAGCCCGGAGTACGGCTCGACCATCGCCGTCTTCCCGATCGACTCCAAGACGACCGACTACCTGCGCCTGACCGGCCGCGACGAGCAGCAGATCGCGCTCGTCGAGGCGTACGCGAAGGAGCAGGGCCTCTGGCACGACGACGACCGCGAGCCGCGCTACTCGGAGTACCTCGAGCTCGACCTGTCGACCGTCGTCCCGAGCATCGCCGGCCCGAAGCGGCCCCAGGACCGCGTCGTGCTCACCGAGGCCAAGCAGGGCTTCCGCGAGGCGCTGAAGGCGTACGTCGACGACGAGCCCGTCCCGGCGCCGTCGGCCACGCCCGACCAGCACGCACCGAACGTCGACGCCTCGCCCGCGCTCAACGGCTACGACGAGTCGGTCTCGGAGACGTTCCCGGCGTCCGACCCGGTCAGCTCGAGCGAGAGCGGCGAGAGCGACCCGCACGAGTTCGGCAACGGCGTGCCCGCCGACATCGGCCGGCCCAGCCGCCGGACGAAGGTCACCCTCGACGGCCAGACCTTCGAGCTCGACCACGGCGCGGTGACCATCGCCTCGATCACCTCCTGCACCAACACCTCCAACCCGAGCGTGATGATCGGCGCGGCGCTGGTGGCCAAGAAGGCCGTCGAGCGCGGCCTCACCCGCAAGCCCTGGGTCAAGACGACGCTGGCGCCGGGCTCCAAGGTGGTCACCGACTACTACGAGCGCTCGGGCCTGACGCCCTACCTCGACAAGATCGGCTTCAACCTCGTCGGCTACGGCTGCACCACCTGCATCGGCAACTCCGGGCCGCTGATCCCCGAGGTGAGCCAGGCGGTCCAGGACAGCGACCTCGCCGTGGTGTCGGTGCTCTCGGGCAACCGGAACTTCGAGGGCCGGATCAACCCGGACGTCAAGATGAACTACCTCGCCTCGCCGCCGCTGGTCGTCGCATACGCCCTGGCCGGGACGATGGACATCGACCTGGTGAACGACCCGCTCGGGACCGACGAGCACGACCAGCCGGTCTACCTGCGCGACGTGTGGCCGACCGAGGCCGAGATCGACGAGATCGTCGGGGCCTCCATCGGCGCCGAGATGTTCGCCGACTCCTACTCCGACGTCTTCGCCGGCGACCAGCAGTGGCAGTCGCTGCCGACGCCGGAGGGCGACGTCTTCGAGTGGGACCCTCAGTCGACGTACGTGCGCAAGCCCCCGTACTTCGACGGCATGCCGGCCGAGCCGGTGCCGGTCACCGACATCGAGGGCGGCCGCGTGCTGCTCATGCTGGGCGACTCGGTGACCACCGACCACATCTCGCCGGCCGGCTCGATCAAGGCCGACGGTCCCGCGGGGAAGTACCTGAGCGAGCACGGGGTCGAGCGTCGCGACTTCAACTCCTACGGCTCGCGCCGCGGCAACCACGAGGTGATGATCCGGGGCACGTTCGCCAACATCCGCCTGCGCAACCGGCTCGCGCCGGGGACCGAGGGCGGCGTGACCCGCGACTTCACCGTCGAGGGCGCCCCGGTGACCACGGTCTACGAGGCCTCCGAGCACTACCTCGCGGCGGGCACCCCGCTCGTCGTGCTGGCCGGCAAGGAGTACGGCTCGGGCAGCTCGCGCGACTGGGCGGCCAAGGGCACCGCGCTGCTCGGGGTCAAGGCGGTCATCGCCGAGTCGTACGAGCGGATCCACCGCTCGAACCTGATCGGCATGGGCGTCCTCCCGCTGCAGTTCCCGGAGGGCCAGAACGCCGAGTCCCTCGGGCTGACGGGGGAGGAGACCTTCTCCTTCACCGGCGTCACGGCCCTCAACGACGGCACCACGCCCAAGACGGTGCACGTCACTGCCGGTGACGTCGAGTTCGACGCGGTCGTCCGCATCGACACCCCCGGGGAGGCGGACTACTACCGCAACGGCGGGATCATGCCGTACGTGCTGCGCTCGCTGCTCAAGCGCTGA
- a CDS encoding HIT family protein, translated as MTPAPLEVTGADEHDDVVCQVVRGTLEAEVVLRTDDVVAFLDIHPLFLGHTLVCPVRHADTLLDLPVDGMAPLLTAAQRVARAQEAALGAQGTFVAVNNVVSQSVHHLHVHVVPRTKGDGLRGFFWPRKRYAEGERAAYGTLLREALAAG; from the coding sequence GTGACGCCGGCCCCGCTGGAGGTGACAGGCGCCGACGAGCACGACGACGTCGTCTGCCAGGTGGTGCGGGGCACCCTCGAGGCCGAGGTCGTCCTGCGCACCGACGACGTGGTCGCCTTCCTCGACATCCATCCGCTCTTCCTCGGCCACACGCTCGTGTGCCCGGTGCGGCACGCGGACACGCTGCTCGACCTGCCCGTGGACGGGATGGCCCCGCTGCTGACGGCGGCGCAACGGGTGGCCCGCGCGCAGGAGGCCGCGCTCGGCGCCCAGGGCACCTTCGTCGCGGTCAACAACGTCGTCAGCCAGTCCGTCCACCACCTCCACGTGCACGTGGTGCCGCGAACCAAGGGCGACGGGCTGCGCGGCTTCTTCTGGCCCCGCAAGCGCTACGCCGAGGGCGAGCGGGCCGCGTACGGGACGCTGCTGCGCGAGGCGCTCGCGGCCGGGTGA
- a CDS encoding Gfo/Idh/MocA family protein: MTTSTSSPSASSEPLRLGLLGAARISEEAVVRPAHELGVRLVAVAARSEERARTFAGRHGVERVVADYQALVDDPEVEAVYNPLANALHGPWNLAAVAAGKPVLTEKPFADDAAQAREVRDAAARAGVPVVEAFHQLYHPLTARMLELAQSGEIGDLQLVEARMLMPPPAPDDPRWSADLAGGGVMDVGCYALRAVRDLADLRGGEPRVLRAVGGEHPDHPGVDAWMSADLELPDGVPARVESSMTHHDVDFSLRLVGTRGEAYAPNFVKPQQDDRVVVTRVGTDPVVERTGVRSSYSHMLEAFVRLVREGTPMRSGADDAVASMALVDAVYDAAGMPRRHGTVASA; this comes from the coding sequence GTGACCACGTCCACATCGTCCCCCTCGGCCTCGTCGGAGCCGCTGCGGCTCGGTCTGCTGGGGGCCGCCCGGATCAGCGAGGAGGCGGTCGTGCGCCCCGCGCACGAGCTCGGCGTCCGCCTCGTCGCCGTCGCCGCTCGGTCGGAGGAGCGGGCCCGTACGTTCGCCGGGCGCCACGGCGTCGAGCGCGTGGTCGCCGACTACCAGGCCCTCGTCGACGACCCGGAGGTCGAGGCCGTCTACAACCCCCTGGCCAACGCCCTGCACGGGCCGTGGAACCTGGCCGCGGTCGCCGCCGGCAAGCCGGTGCTGACCGAGAAGCCCTTCGCCGACGACGCGGCGCAGGCCCGCGAGGTGCGCGACGCGGCGGCACGGGCCGGTGTGCCCGTGGTCGAGGCGTTCCACCAGCTCTACCACCCGCTGACGGCCCGCATGCTGGAGCTGGCGCAGTCCGGCGAGATCGGCGACCTGCAGCTGGTCGAGGCCCGGATGCTGATGCCGCCGCCCGCGCCGGACGACCCGCGCTGGTCGGCCGACCTCGCCGGCGGCGGGGTCATGGACGTCGGCTGCTACGCCCTGCGCGCCGTGCGCGACCTGGCCGACCTGCGCGGCGGGGAGCCCCGGGTGCTGCGGGCGGTCGGCGGCGAGCACCCCGACCACCCGGGTGTCGACGCCTGGATGAGCGCCGACCTCGAGCTGCCCGACGGCGTCCCCGCCCGGGTCGAGTCGAGCATGACCCACCACGACGTCGACTTCTCGCTGCGCCTCGTCGGCACCCGCGGCGAGGCGTACGCGCCGAACTTCGTCAAGCCGCAGCAGGACGACCGCGTCGTCGTCACCCGCGTCGGGACCGACCCGGTGGTGGAGCGCACGGGCGTGCGCAGCAGCTACAGCCACATGCTCGAGGCCTTCGTCCGCCTCGTGCGCGAGGGCACCCCGATGCGCAGCGGCGCCGACGACGCGGTCGCCAGCATGGCCCTGGTCGACGCGGTCTACGACGCGGCCGGGATGCCGCGGCGCCACGGCACCGTGGCCTCCGCGTGA
- the dxs gene encoding 1-deoxy-D-xylulose-5-phosphate synthase codes for MVTASDGLLRQVQSPADLKALDEAQLPQLAAEIRAFLIENVSRTGGHLGPNLGVVELTIALHRAFDSPSDPIVFDTGHQSYVHKILTGRQDAFPSLRQKGGLSGYPSRAESEHDWVENSHASTALSYADGLAKAIRLQHRSGTVLAVVGDGSLTGGMAWEALNNIAESTDLPLVVLVNDNGRSYTPTVGGLAKHLTSLRTDRRYEQVLDMVKRGVSKAPVIGSTAYDVLHGVKSGLKDVLAPQGLFADLGLKYVGPVDGHDVVAVEQALTQAKQFGGPVLVHCLTRKGNGFEAAEAHEEDRFHAVGKIDAVTGRPLGAPGPQTWTDVFSEELVRLGARDERIVAITAAMTYPTGLHRFAAAFPDRFFDVGIAEQHAVTSAAGMAMQGLHPVVAVYATFLNRAFDQLLLDVAMHRCGVTFVLDRAGVTGPDGASHHGMWDMSLAQLVPGLRLAAPRDAPRLREALDVAVQVDDAPTVVRYSKEAVPDDIPAVEVVDGLDVLLRADTAPPRVLVVGFGQLVGTALEVGRRLVDHGVGVTVVDPVWALPVNPALLRLAGEHELVVTVEDNGVVGGCGARLAQELRRAGVSTPLREFGVEQEFLEHGARGELLAQLGLAPQDIARTVVEAIVAQESDVETARH; via the coding sequence ATGGTGACCGCCTCCGACGGCCTGCTGCGTCAGGTCCAGAGCCCGGCGGACCTCAAGGCCCTCGACGAGGCGCAGCTGCCGCAGCTGGCGGCCGAGATCCGTGCCTTCCTGATCGAGAACGTGAGCCGCACCGGCGGCCACCTGGGGCCCAACCTCGGGGTCGTGGAGCTCACGATCGCGCTGCACCGGGCCTTCGACTCGCCGAGCGACCCGATCGTCTTCGACACCGGTCACCAGAGCTACGTCCACAAGATCCTGACCGGGCGCCAGGACGCCTTCCCGTCCCTGCGGCAGAAGGGCGGCCTCTCGGGCTACCCGAGCCGGGCGGAGTCCGAGCACGACTGGGTGGAGAACAGCCACGCCTCGACGGCGCTGTCGTACGCCGACGGGCTGGCCAAGGCGATCCGCCTGCAGCACCGGTCCGGGACGGTCCTCGCGGTCGTCGGTGACGGTTCGCTGACCGGGGGCATGGCCTGGGAGGCGCTGAACAACATCGCCGAGTCGACCGACCTGCCGCTGGTCGTGCTCGTCAACGACAACGGACGCTCCTACACCCCGACCGTGGGGGGTCTGGCCAAGCACCTGACCAGCCTGCGCACCGACCGACGCTACGAGCAGGTGCTCGACATGGTCAAGCGCGGCGTCAGCAAGGCCCCCGTGATCGGCAGCACCGCGTACGACGTCCTGCACGGGGTCAAGAGCGGGCTCAAGGACGTGCTGGCGCCGCAGGGGCTCTTCGCCGACCTCGGGCTGAAGTACGTCGGCCCGGTCGACGGGCACGACGTCGTCGCCGTCGAGCAGGCGCTGACGCAGGCCAAGCAGTTCGGCGGACCGGTCCTGGTGCACTGCCTGACCCGCAAGGGCAACGGCTTCGAGGCCGCGGAGGCCCACGAGGAGGACCGCTTCCACGCGGTCGGCAAGATCGACGCGGTGACGGGCCGCCCGCTCGGCGCCCCGGGTCCGCAGACGTGGACCGACGTCTTCTCCGAGGAGCTGGTGCGCCTGGGCGCGCGCGACGAGCGGATCGTCGCCATCACGGCGGCGATGACCTACCCGACCGGGCTGCACCGCTTCGCGGCGGCCTTCCCCGACCGGTTCTTCGACGTCGGCATCGCCGAGCAGCACGCGGTCACCTCCGCCGCGGGCATGGCCATGCAGGGCCTGCACCCGGTCGTGGCGGTCTACGCGACCTTCCTCAACCGCGCCTTCGACCAGCTGCTGCTCGACGTCGCCATGCACCGCTGCGGCGTCACCTTCGTGCTCGACCGGGCCGGCGTCACCGGGCCGGACGGCGCGAGCCACCACGGCATGTGGGACATGTCGCTGGCCCAGCTCGTGCCCGGCCTGCGCCTGGCCGCGCCGCGCGACGCCCCCCGCCTGCGGGAGGCGCTCGACGTCGCCGTGCAGGTCGACGACGCCCCGACCGTCGTGCGCTACTCCAAGGAGGCCGTGCCCGACGACATCCCCGCCGTCGAGGTGGTCGACGGCCTCGACGTGCTGCTGCGCGCCGACACCGCCCCGCCGCGCGTGCTGGTCGTCGGCTTCGGCCAGCTCGTCGGCACCGCCCTCGAGGTCGGGCGCCGCCTGGTCGACCACGGGGTCGGCGTGACGGTCGTCGACCCGGTCTGGGCCCTGCCGGTGAACCCCGCCCTGCTGCGGCTCGCCGGAGAGCACGAGCTGGTCGTGACCGTCGAGGACAACGGCGTGGTCGGGGGCTGCGGCGCCCGCCTGGCGCAGGAGCTGCGCCGCGCCGGCGTGTCCACCCCGCTGCGCGAGTTCGGCGTCGAGCAGGAGTTCCTCGAGCACGGCGCCCGTGGCGAGCTGCTCGCCCAGCTCGGCCTCGCGCCGCAGGACATCGCCCGGACCGTCGTCGAGGCGATCGTGGCGCAGGAGTCCGACGTGGAGACCGCGCGCCACTGA
- a CDS encoding NADPH-dependent F420 reductase has product MTTIGLIGSGNIGSAVAHLAVDAGYDVVVSNSRGPETLSDLASSLGEKARAGTTQDAAQGDLVVLTIPLGKVDSLPADLLDGKVVIDTCNYYPQRDGRIDALEDGSATTTGLVQAHFPGARVVKAFNNIYSAHLDSMQRPAGDPDRNTLMIAGDDADAKAQVTAFIEAIGYDVFDTGSTVDSWRFQRDQAAYANAYAEGGDFERPVTRNRDQLQALLDQADPSIH; this is encoded by the coding sequence ATGACCACGATCGGACTCATCGGCAGCGGAAACATCGGCAGCGCGGTCGCGCACCTGGCGGTCGACGCCGGCTACGACGTCGTCGTCTCGAACTCCCGGGGGCCCGAGACGCTCTCCGACCTCGCCTCCTCCCTCGGCGAGAAGGCGCGCGCCGGGACCACCCAGGACGCGGCGCAGGGCGACCTCGTCGTGCTGACGATCCCGCTGGGCAAGGTGGACTCACTGCCCGCCGACCTGCTCGACGGCAAGGTCGTCATCGACACCTGCAACTACTACCCGCAGCGTGACGGGCGCATCGACGCCCTCGAGGACGGCAGCGCCACCACGACCGGTCTGGTGCAGGCCCACTTCCCGGGTGCCCGGGTCGTCAAGGCGTTCAACAACATCTACTCCGCGCACCTCGACTCGATGCAGCGTCCGGCCGGCGACCCCGACCGCAACACGCTGATGATCGCCGGGGACGACGCCGACGCCAAGGCCCAGGTGACCGCGTTCATCGAGGCCATCGGCTACGACGTCTTCGACACCGGCAGCACGGTCGACAGCTGGCGCTTCCAGCGCGACCAGGCGGCGTACGCGAACGCCTACGCCGAGGGCGGGGACTTCGAGCGGCCGGTCACCCGGAACCGCGACCAGCTGCAGGCGCTGCTCGACCAGGCGGACCCCAGCATCCACTGA
- a CDS encoding 3-hydroxyacyl-CoA dehydrogenase NAD-binding domain-containing protein has translation MSALLQGAELAALIEATAAGAPDEVVTHALSRDVVLPHGAGTAVLITLDNGMDHTRPNSFGARGLAELDAALDAALGRDDVAAVAVSGKPFILAAGADLSAIPRMTDREQALAIARIGHAVFDRLHTAGVPTFVFVNGLALGGGFELALHAHHRTVSAAAAGLALPECFLGIVPAWGGCYLLPNLVGAERAVGVIIDNPLSQNRMLTGPQYAALGIADAMFEGADFLERSLDWAARVVTGAVVVERPEPDRGEAWDAAVAHGREVADAKVSGAAPAPYRALDLVAMAKTADRYEVFAAEDETLADLIMSPELRSGLYAFDLVQKRARKPAGAPDTALARKVGKVGVVGAGLMATQLAVLFLRRLRVPVVISDVDQARVERGVAGIHGEIDRLAGKRRIGPDEANRLHALVSGTTDLADYADCDFVIEAVFEELEVKRQVFGALERHVGPEAVLATNTSSLSVAAMAEGLEHPERVVGFHFFNPVAVLPLVEVVRAPATDDASVATALATAKALKKNAVLVADAYGFVVNRVLLRFMGEVMGAVDEGTPVEVADAALKPLGLPMSTFTLLQLVGPAVALHVAETLHDGLGERFVVSPNLRALVEARRPGLYDWRPDGTPYVSDEVSALMRVGDSPSTAEQVRDRVLTAVTEEVGSMLAEKVVAAPMDVDLCLVLGAGWPFHLGGITPYLDREGYSERVLGRRFLPAGVASVPA, from the coding sequence GTGAGCGCCCTGCTGCAGGGCGCCGAGCTCGCCGCGCTGATCGAGGCGACGGCCGCCGGAGCGCCCGACGAGGTCGTGACCCACGCGCTCAGCCGCGACGTCGTGCTGCCCCACGGGGCGGGCACGGCGGTGCTGATCACCCTCGACAACGGGATGGACCACACCCGCCCGAACTCCTTCGGGGCGCGCGGGCTGGCGGAGCTGGACGCCGCGCTCGACGCCGCCCTCGGGCGCGACGACGTCGCGGCCGTCGCGGTCAGCGGCAAGCCGTTCATCCTCGCCGCGGGGGCCGACCTCTCGGCCATCCCGCGGATGACCGACCGCGAGCAGGCCCTGGCCATCGCCCGGATCGGTCACGCGGTCTTCGACCGGCTGCACACCGCGGGCGTCCCGACCTTCGTCTTCGTCAACGGGCTCGCGCTCGGCGGCGGCTTCGAGCTGGCGCTGCACGCCCACCACCGCACCGTCTCGGCGGCCGCGGCCGGCCTGGCCCTGCCCGAGTGCTTCCTGGGCATCGTCCCGGCGTGGGGCGGCTGCTACCTGCTGCCGAACCTCGTCGGCGCCGAGCGCGCGGTCGGCGTGATCATCGACAACCCGCTCAGCCAGAACCGTATGCTCACCGGCCCGCAGTACGCCGCGCTGGGCATCGCCGACGCGATGTTCGAGGGCGCGGACTTCCTCGAGCGCTCGCTCGACTGGGCCGCCCGCGTGGTCACCGGCGCCGTCGTCGTCGAGCGGCCCGAGCCGGACCGCGGCGAGGCCTGGGACGCGGCTGTCGCCCACGGCCGCGAGGTGGCCGACGCGAAGGTGTCCGGGGCGGCTCCCGCGCCCTACCGCGCGCTCGACCTCGTGGCGATGGCGAAGACTGCCGACCGCTACGAGGTCTTCGCCGCCGAGGACGAGACCCTCGCCGACCTGATCATGTCGCCGGAGCTGCGCTCGGGCCTCTACGCCTTCGACCTCGTCCAGAAGCGGGCCCGCAAGCCCGCCGGCGCACCGGACACGGCGCTGGCCCGCAAGGTCGGCAAGGTGGGCGTGGTCGGCGCCGGGCTGATGGCCACGCAGCTGGCGGTGCTGTTCCTGCGCCGGCTGCGCGTGCCCGTCGTCATCTCCGACGTCGACCAGGCGCGGGTGGAGCGCGGCGTGGCCGGGATCCACGGCGAGATCGACCGGCTCGCGGGCAAGCGCCGGATCGGCCCCGACGAGGCCAACCGGCTGCACGCCCTGGTCAGCGGCACGACCGACCTCGCCGACTACGCCGACTGCGACTTCGTCATCGAGGCCGTCTTCGAGGAGCTCGAGGTCAAGCGGCAGGTGTTCGGGGCGCTCGAGCGCCACGTCGGCCCGGAGGCGGTGCTGGCCACGAACACGTCGTCGCTGTCGGTGGCGGCGATGGCCGAGGGCCTGGAGCACCCCGAGCGCGTGGTCGGGTTCCACTTCTTCAACCCCGTCGCGGTGCTGCCGCTGGTCGAGGTCGTGCGCGCCCCGGCCACCGACGACGCCTCGGTCGCCACCGCGCTCGCCACGGCCAAGGCGCTGAAGAAGAACGCCGTGCTGGTCGCCGACGCGTACGGCTTCGTCGTCAACCGCGTCCTGCTGCGCTTCATGGGCGAGGTCATGGGGGCGGTCGACGAGGGCACGCCGGTCGAGGTCGCCGACGCCGCCCTGAAGCCGCTCGGGCTGCCGATGTCGACCTTCACGCTGCTGCAGCTCGTCGGCCCCGCCGTCGCCCTGCACGTGGCCGAGACGCTGCACGACGGCCTGGGTGAGCGGTTCGTCGTGTCGCCGAACCTGCGGGCGCTGGTCGAGGCCCGTCGCCCCGGGCTGTACGACTGGCGGCCGGACGGCACGCCGTACGTCTCCGACGAGGTCAGCGCGCTGATGAGGGTCGGCGACTCCCCCAGCACGGCCGAGCAGGTGCGCGACCGGGTGCTGACGGCGGTGACCGAGGAGGTCGGCTCAATGCTCGCGGAGAAGGTCGTGGCGGCGCCGATGGACGTCGACCTGTGCCTGGTCCTGGGCGCCGGCTGGCCCTTCCACCTGGGCGGGATCACGCCCTACCTCGACCGCGAGGGCTACTCCGAGCGGGTGCTCGGCCGGCGGTTCCTGCCGGCGGGCGTCGCGAGCGTCCCCGCGTAG